The genomic region AAGTTCCTACAGGCATATCACAAATATTTAAAACCTTTGAATTTGGTTTTAAAACACGACAAGCTTCAGCAACTATAGCTGCAGGATTTGAATAATTTAACATCCAGCAATTTGGAGAATATTTTTCCATATAATCTATTAATTCTAACATTCCACCTATAGATCTCATTCCATAAGCAATTCCTCCAGGTCCGCAAGTTTCTTGTCCAACAACTCCATACTTTAATGGAATTTTCTCATCCTTTTCACGCATTTCATATTTGCCAACACGAATATGAGCCATACAAAAATCTACATCAGTAAAAGCTTCTTCTGGATCTACTGTATAAGAAAATTCTATTTCTGGTGCATTTTCCTTTAATAAGATTTCTAAAGCTTTACCTATAATTTCTTGACGTTCTTTATCATTATCATATAATTTTAATTTTCTTAGTGGAAATCTATCTAAATTATCTAGTAACATCATTACTATTCCTGGAGTAAATGTACTTCCTCCACCTGCTATTACTACTGAAAATTTTTTATCTTTATTCATAAGCTTAATCATCCTTTCTTGGTTCTTTAAAAGATTTTTAATTTCTTCTTCTTATGTGCTTATTATAGAAAAGTAATATTCCCTAGTAAACCTTTTTAAGCCTTATAAAAACATGTTACTTAAGCTTGTAACCTGTTTCCTTACTATAAATTTTCATAATAAAAGGGACCATATTTTAATGCCCCTTTTATTAATAAAAATATCCTTAATTTGCTTCTATTCCAAGATATTCATCTACACTCTTTCTTACTCCATTTACTCTTAAACCATAAACAACCTGTACATTATCCCCTTTAATAATTACTCCATTAGCTTGAGTTTCTTCTTTTAATAAAGCAATATCAACCAATGATGAATCTTTTACAATTAATCTTAATCTCGTATAACAGTTATCTACTTTTACAATATTATCAGCCCCGCCAAGTCCTTTAACTATTACGGATGCTAATTCTTCTGAAAGCCTTTCTGTTTCCTTTTTCTCTTTGTAATCTTTCTTTGTATAAAGTTTTGTTTCTCCCTCTTCTTCTCTTCCTGGAGTCTTAAGATTAAACTTAGTTATTACAGCTCTAAAGATAAGGTAATAAACTACAAACTGTCCTAAGCCTATTAAGATAAACATTGGCCAACCTGTTTTTTCTATTCCAAGAGGTACATTATATAATAAGAAATCTATAAAACCATTTGGACCTATTGCTCTAATTCCTAGTATATTTAATACAACCATTCCTGCACCGCTTAAGAATGCATGTAATGCAAATAGTATTGGTGCTGCAAACATAAATGAGAATTCTATTGGTTCAGTAACTCCCGCTAATATAGAAGTAACTGCTGCTGGAATTAATATAGCTTTAATCTTAGTCTTATTCTTTGGTAATGCAGTATGATACATTGCTAAGCATGCACCAATTAAACCAAACATCTTTGAAAGTCCTCTTGCATCCCAAATTACTGATGCAGAAAGTTTTGCTATTGTTGGATCTGCCATTTCTGCAAAATAAATATTTCTTGAACCTTCTAACACTTGACCGCCAATTTCAGCAACTCCACCTAAAGAACTATATAAGAACGGAGTATAAACTAAATGATGTAAGCCAGTTGGGATTAATAGTCTTTCTAAAGTTCCATACACGAAAATTCCTAAATTACCTGCATTTTGAATAAATGTTCCTGTGCTGTTAATAAATTTTTGTACAAACGGCCATACAAAACTAAAAACTACAGCTAATAAAACAGTTACTGGAATAAGAATAATAAATACTAATCTTGTTCCTCCATATATTTGAAATGCTCCATTGAATTCCTTTTCACAATATTTATTATGAACATATGAAACAACTATCCCTAAAATAATTCCTAAAAATACTCCCATATCAAGTACTTGAACACCTAATACAGTTGTTTGTCCACTTCCTCTTAATGCATCTGCTGGTACTAATTTTTCAGTTAAAGTTAAAAATATATTCATTGCATTTATAAATACTAAAAATACTAATAATGATGTAAATCCAGCTTCTGCTTTCTTCTTTTTAGCTAATCCTACAGATAATCCTACACAAAAAATAATACCTAGATTTGTTAAAATTGAAACTAATGAGCCTGATAGCATTTTTCCTAGTCCAAAAACTAGATCGTTTTGTAAAAATGGTAAAACTTCTGCTAACTTTGCATTTGTTAAAATATTTCCTAAAGCAATTATTATACCTGCTATTGGTAAGATTAGTACTGGCACAAACATTCCCTTAGAAAAGTTTTGTAATTGGTTCATTATCTTTTCTTTCATTTTTTTCCCTCCATTTATTTAAATAAGAAATCATTTACAAGCCATATTATAAATAGCGAAATCTTATATGTATATAGATTTTGCCTTCAAAAAAACGTGTTACTCAATTAGATAACACGTTACTCATTTTTAATACTCTTTTTTCTTTTATAATACTCATATACTAATAACTCAACTAATACCAATACCTTTGGAAAAAATGTATTTGGCATTAAATTTCTATCATCTAATTTATTAGCATCTTCAATTTTAAAAGATATATCTGCAAGTTTGCTTATACTATTTTCACGTTCATTTGTAAAAGATACTACCTTAATTCCATAATCTTTTGCAGTTATTACCTTATTTAAAACCATTGGAGTTTCCCCTGATTTTGATACTACAATAATACTGCTAATATAATCTAAATTATTTTCAAAAACCCCAATAGAATCTGTCCCATTTGAAAAAATACACCTTTTTCCCATAACTAAAAGTTTTTTATTAATATATTCAGCTATAATTCCAGAAAAACCATTTGCATATATAAAAATAA from Clostridium isatidis harbors:
- a CDS encoding PTS transporter subunit EIIC, with the protein product MKEKIMNQLQNFSKGMFVPVLILPIAGIIIALGNILTNAKLAEVLPFLQNDLVFGLGKMLSGSLVSILTNLGIIFCVGLSVGLAKKKKAEAGFTSLLVFLVFINAMNIFLTLTEKLVPADALRGSGQTTVLGVQVLDMGVFLGIILGIVVSYVHNKYCEKEFNGAFQIYGGTRLVFIILIPVTVLLAVVFSFVWPFVQKFINSTGTFIQNAGNLGIFVYGTLERLLIPTGLHHLVYTPFLYSSLGGVAEIGGQVLEGSRNIYFAEMADPTIAKLSASVIWDARGLSKMFGLIGACLAMYHTALPKNKTKIKAILIPAAVTSILAGVTEPIEFSFMFAAPILFALHAFLSGAGMVVLNILGIRAIGPNGFIDFLLYNVPLGIEKTGWPMFILIGLGQFVVYYLIFRAVITKFNLKTPGREEEGETKLYTKKDYKEKKETERLSEELASVIVKGLGGADNIVKVDNCYTRLRLIVKDSSLVDIALLKEETQANGVIIKGDNVQVVYGLRVNGVRKSVDEYLGIEAN
- a CDS encoding MurR/RpiR family transcriptional regulator, which translates into the protein MDLSKLIENKNLTETEINVLNYIIDNINEVNKLGVRGVAKENFTSTSTIMRLAKKLGYSGFLEMQYNLASIKRNGISDNLNESDFVNSLNMDSLLKENSTQAINSLVDLLFQDDNKFIFIYANGFSGIIAEYINKKLLVMGKRCIFSNGTDSIGVFENNLDYISSIIVVSKSGETPMVLNKVITAKDYGIKVVSFTNERENSISKLADISFKIEDANKLDDRNLMPNTFFPKVLVLVELLVYEYYKRKKSIKNE